A DNA window from Arcobacter sp. LA11 contains the following coding sequences:
- a CDS encoding transketolase family protein: MISLREAFGHSLVKLADEYNFVVLDADVAGGTNTNFFKDKYSNRFIQCGIAEQNMMSVASGIAQTGVIPIATAYGVFATLRPLDQIRNSIAYPKANVKIVASHPGLDVGPDGATHQAVEDLAVMRSIPNILVLSPCDDIEVLEATKAMIEYEGPVYMRSGRSPVPTVNKSNYKFEIGKATLLREGIGKTTIFATGIMVHRALEAAKDTDAIVINVSTIKPIDKDAIIKYTKNSEKVITCEDHNIIGGLGSAVAEVLSENAINTKLVRIGIKDQFGMSGDPEDLAKAYNISIEDIKNEIK; the protein is encoded by the coding sequence ATGATTTCATTAAGAGAAGCTTTTGGACATTCGTTGGTTAAATTAGCCGATGAGTATAATTTTGTAGTACTTGATGCAGATGTAGCTGGAGGAACTAATACGAATTTTTTTAAAGATAAATATTCTAATAGATTTATTCAGTGTGGAATAGCAGAGCAAAATATGATGAGTGTGGCAAGTGGGATTGCACAAACAGGAGTTATCCCTATTGCTACGGCATATGGAGTATTTGCAACGCTTAGACCTCTTGATCAAATAAGAAACTCTATTGCATATCCAAAAGCAAATGTAAAAATTGTAGCAAGTCATCCTGGTCTTGATGTAGGTCCAGATGGTGCAACTCATCAAGCAGTAGAAGACTTAGCAGTTATGAGAAGTATCCCTAATATACTTGTACTATCTCCTTGTGATGATATTGAAGTTTTAGAAGCAACAAAAGCAATGATAGAGTATGAAGGTCCTGTATATATGCGTTCAGGAAGAAGTCCGGTTCCAACAGTAAATAAATCAAATTATAAATTTGAAATAGGAAAAGCTACTTTATTAAGAGAAGGAATAGGCAAAACTACAATTTTTGCTACTGGAATTATGGTACATAGAGCTTTAGAAGCTGCAAAAGATACTGATGCAATAGTTATAAATGTAAGTACAATAAAACCTATTGATAAAGATGCAATAATTAAATATACTAAAAATAGTGAAAAAGTTATAACTTGTGAAGATCATAATATTATTGGTGGACTTGGAAGTGCAGTAGCAGAAGTATTATCTGAAAATGCTATTAATACTAAATTAGTAAGAATTGGGATAAAAGATCAGTTTGGAATGTCTGGTGATCCAGAAGATTTAGCTAAAGCATATAATATATCAATAGAGGATATTAAAAATGAAATTAAATAA
- a CDS encoding transketolase, with product MKKKISNIRINLLKGLHFAGSGHPGGSLSCSDILGILYFKVANINKDNMNDNNRDRIILSKGHAAPALYAALVEKEFLEMEELLKLRQTGSLCEGHPTLKIPGVEAVSGPLGIGFSQALGMALGAKLQNLDFRTYAILGDGECNEGQIWEGAMFGTFHKLDNFVAIVDYNKLQSDDNCENITALEPLADKWKAFGWNVIEIDGHSLSQIEEAFDRCSKIKAKPSVIIAHTIKGKGVSFMENDPLWHGSRAPNKEELNIAIKELGGTV from the coding sequence GTGAAAAAAAAGATATCAAATATTAGAATAAACCTGTTAAAAGGACTTCATTTTGCGGGTAGTGGTCATCCTGGTGGTTCGTTGTCTTGTAGTGATATATTAGGTATTTTATATTTTAAAGTTGCGAATATAAATAAAGATAATATGAATGATAATAATAGAGATAGAATAATTTTGTCTAAAGGACATGCTGCTCCTGCACTATATGCAGCGCTTGTAGAAAAAGAATTTTTAGAAATGGAAGAACTTTTAAAGCTTAGACAAACAGGTTCATTATGTGAAGGCCATCCTACATTAAAAATACCTGGTGTTGAAGCTGTATCTGGACCTTTAGGAATTGGTTTTTCTCAGGCTCTGGGAATGGCTTTAGGAGCAAAATTACAGAATCTAGATTTTAGAACATATGCAATATTAGGTGATGGCGAATGTAATGAGGGCCAAATTTGGGAAGGTGCTATGTTTGGAACTTTCCATAAACTTGATAATTTTGTTGCAATTGTTGATTATAATAAACTTCAAAGTGATGATAATTGTGAAAATATAACTGCTTTAGAACCTTTAGCAGACAAATGGAAAGCTTTTGGTTGGAATGTTATTGAAATTGATGGACATAGTTTATCTCAAATAGAAGAAGCATTTGATAGATGTTCAAAGATTAAGGCTAAACCTAGTGTAATTATTGCTCATACTATAAAAGGGAAAGGAGTTTCTTTTATGGAAAATGATCCCTTATGGCATGGGAGTAGAGCCCCTAATAAAGAAGAACTAAATATTGCAATAAAAGAGTTAGGAGGAACAGTATGA
- a CDS encoding 2-C-methyl-D-erythritol 4-phosphate cytidylyltransferase — protein MNAVAIILASGSGQRFGATNLPKHLTPILEVPILIWTLRTILESKLFTSISVVTRESDIEETNKVIENYFSDSLSFVKVVKGADERMKSFLSGLGEVEEIDDNTIISLFDANRPFITVSQIEELYESAVHSGCSCPIRPIVNGIAQIDSMGCIVDVPDKSKLVEFVTPEFIQFKLLNEALKNSPIELLSLVEYSLYEKVKPKTVEAKLLCSKLTYPEDATFIEEVAIKSQLSRPNQN, from the coding sequence ATGAATGCTGTTGCCATAATTTTAGCTTCAGGTTCAGGACAAAGATTTGGTGCAACAAATTTACCAAAACATTTAACTCCAATACTAGAAGTGCCAATTCTTATTTGGACGTTAAGAACTATTCTTGAATCAAAGCTCTTTACATCTATCTCTGTTGTTACTAGAGAAAGTGATATAGAAGAAACTAATAAGGTTATAGAAAACTATTTTTCAGATAGTTTATCTTTTGTTAAAGTGGTAAAAGGTGCAGATGAAAGAATGAAATCATTTTTATCTGGGCTAGGTGAAGTAGAGGAAATTGATGATAATACAATAATATCATTATTTGATGCAAATCGTCCATTTATTACAGTCTCACAAATTGAAGAATTGTATGAAAGCGCAGTTCACTCTGGTTGCTCTTGTCCAATACGTCCTATAGTTAATGGTATAGCTCAAATAGATTCTATGGGATGTATTGTAGATGTACCAGATAAATCAAAACTTGTAGAATTTGTTACACCTGAATTTATTCAGTTTAAATTACTTAATGAAGCGTTAAAGAATAGTCCAATAGAGTTGCTTTCTCTTGTAGAATATTCATTATATGAAAAAGTAAAACCAAAAACAGTTGAGGCTAAGTTACTTTGTTCAAAATTAACATATCCTGAAGATGCTACGTTTATTGAAGAAGTTGCCATTAAAAGTCAACTAAGTAGACCAAACCAAAATTAG
- a CDS encoding NUDIX hydrolase: MVKTPLVSVSCVIFRDNAVLLIRRAFEPYKNCLALPGGFVDIGESVEQACSRELKEETSLTINFDSLKLIGVYSNPNRDPLRHTVNISYLGQSNLENLKAGDDASSVELVENWRELDIAFDNKKIIEDAWTLYIKAIKKGYK, from the coding sequence ATGGTTAAAACACCTTTAGTAAGTGTGTCTTGTGTAATTTTTAGAGATAATGCTGTTCTTTTGATTCGTAGAGCTTTTGAACCATATAAGAACTGCTTAGCCTTGCCAGGAGGTTTTGTAGATATTGGTGAGTCTGTGGAACAAGCATGTTCTAGAGAATTGAAAGAAGAAACATCTCTTACTATTAATTTTGACTCTTTAAAACTTATTGGTGTTTATTCTAATCCTAATAGAGATCCTTTAAGACATACTGTTAATATATCTTATCTTGGTCAATCGAATTTAGAGAATTTAAAAGCTGGAGATGATGCTTCTTCTGTTGAATTAGTTGAAAACTGGAGAGAACTAGATATAGCATTTGACAATAAAAAAATCATAGAAGATGCATGGACTCTTTATATTAAAGCAATAAAAAAAGGATATAAATGA
- a CDS encoding LicD family protein — protein MKNKEIVVFFGAAGGGRAYCQHTGELPDFFIDNDSKKWGSFINGKEICSPDILSSRAIKKVVITSGYVKDIYPQILSYGIDEEKVSPAPKALLGLHPFSSEENRKETAEKLDKLMLALKDDKSLVSVGGTALGFVRDGDFITWDIDMDFFAPLHAKDEIFSILEKFKYLPEYEQESIKATLFLDNGMSIPFSIDFFDVSSEIYIDRFEDYSWKWPTTMFSKCVKIEIHGKQMNVPSPPAEYLSKIYGETWSTPNPDFGYSDYAGEISS, from the coding sequence ATGAAAAATAAAGAAATTGTAGTTTTTTTTGGAGCAGCAGGAGGTGGTAGAGCTTATTGTCAACATACAGGAGAGTTACCAGATTTTTTTATTGATAATGATTCGAAGAAATGGGGAAGTTTTATTAATGGGAAAGAGATTTGTTCTCCAGATATTTTATCTTCAAGAGCTATTAAGAAAGTTGTGATCACTTCTGGTTATGTAAAAGATATTTATCCACAGATCTTGAGTTATGGAATAGATGAAGAAAAAGTCTCTCCTGCTCCAAAAGCTTTATTAGGCTTACATCCTTTCTCTTCAGAAGAAAATAGAAAAGAGACTGCGGAGAAGTTGGATAAGTTAATGTTGGCGCTTAAAGATGATAAGAGTTTAGTATCAGTAGGTGGAACAGCATTAGGTTTTGTTAGAGATGGAGATTTTATTACTTGGGATATAGATATGGATTTTTTTGCTCCACTTCATGCAAAAGATGAGATTTTTAGTATTCTTGAAAAATTTAAATATCTACCTGAATACGAACAAGAATCTATTAAGGCAACTTTATTTCTTGATAATGGTATGTCAATTCCTTTTTCTATTGATTTTTTTGATGTTAGTTCTGAAATTTATATTGATAGATTTGAAGATTATAGTTGGAAGTGGCCAACTACAATGTTTAGTAAATGTGTAAAAATAGAGATTCATGGTAAGCAAATGAATGTACCAAGTCCTCCAGCTGAATATCTTAGTAAGATTTATGGAGAAACATGGTCAACTCCAAATCCTGATTTTGGATATTCAGATTATGCTGGTGAGATATCATCATAA